The Archangium lipolyticum genome contains a region encoding:
- a CDS encoding DUF2381 family protein, translated as MPCPLPTAPLLLALLATTPVLAEPSSEIWDAVAARHLELTADSSGQVHEVRISPGLTTTLVFNAPLLRGGVVLEARERFRAMTVDEATGIVTFLPSGALPPGTQPLLTVRFADGAVPASVTFRLVVHPTRAEPQVNVYREPRSAESFQLEARQERERAERCEAWLAQTQTEQKSPGGIAGLIDSGLVGKKGIAAQDIYDTTRQLPGEALKRNNAYSYRAEGRVVVALAVENTSAQSWTVDAEGVTLVGKGGAPLRVLRVWQPEPLPPGGRRRVVVEAEATEEQARGAYVLRMGEANGPRTITLRGVTFP; from the coding sequence ATGCCCTGCCCGCTGCCCACCGCCCCCCTGCTGCTGGCGCTCCTCGCCACGACGCCTGTCCTCGCCGAGCCCTCGTCCGAAATCTGGGACGCCGTAGCCGCTCGCCACCTCGAGCTGACAGCGGACAGCTCCGGGCAGGTGCACGAGGTGCGCATCAGCCCCGGCCTCACCACCACCCTGGTGTTCAACGCGCCGCTGCTGCGCGGAGGCGTGGTGCTGGAGGCGCGCGAGCGTTTCCGGGCAATGACAGTGGACGAGGCCACGGGCATCGTCACGTTCCTCCCTTCGGGGGCGCTGCCACCGGGGACGCAACCACTCCTCACGGTGCGCTTCGCGGATGGCGCGGTGCCGGCGAGCGTCACCTTCCGGTTGGTGGTGCACCCCACCCGGGCCGAGCCGCAGGTGAATGTGTACCGCGAGCCGCGCTCGGCCGAGTCCTTTCAACTGGAGGCGAGACAGGAGCGCGAGCGGGCCGAGCGGTGCGAAGCGTGGCTGGCGCAAACCCAGACAGAGCAGAAGAGCCCCGGAGGCATTGCCGGGCTCATCGACTCCGGGCTGGTGGGCAAGAAAGGCATCGCGGCACAGGACATCTACGACACCACCCGACAGCTTCCCGGAGAGGCTCTCAAGAGAAACAATGCTTACAGCTACCGTGCCGAAGGCCGGGTGGTGGTGGCGCTGGCGGTGGAGAACACAAGCGCCCAGTCCTGGACGGTGGACGCGGAAGGCGTGACGCTGGTGGGCAAAGGCGGCGCGCCGTTGCGGGTGCTGCGCGTGTGGCAACCGGAGCCCCTTCCTCCAGGAGGAAGGAGACGCGTGGTGGTGGAGGCGGAGGCCACGGAGGAGCAGGCCCGGGGCGCCTATGTCCTCCGCATGGGAGAGGCGAACGGGCCACGCACCATCACTCTCCGTGGCGTGACGTTCCCTTGA
- a CDS encoding NADP-dependent oxidoreductase — MQTNREWVLKARPTGLEFENCLELREGPLPEPGEGQVRVRNVYVSLEPATRLRMQRETYGPAIPLGAVVTGFTVGVVDASRYPGLREGAVVSIPGGWRAFSVVNGTDARELPPGIPLPAWFSALGHIGISAWFGLMEVGQPKPGETVVVSAAAGAVGSQAGQLAKIHGCRVVGIAGSDEKCAWLTGELGFDAAVNYKQPDWEARLREACPRGVDVYFENVGGAVSEPVYALLNKHARVSLCGLISGYNDPGPTPGPKDFSLFLMKRVRLEGFIVSDYFPRANEAYERLVPWVREGRLKWRADVVEGMENLPTAFRKLFVGGNTGKLQVKVSEP, encoded by the coding sequence ATGCAGACAAACCGCGAGTGGGTGCTGAAGGCCCGGCCCACGGGCCTGGAGTTCGAGAACTGCCTGGAGCTCCGCGAGGGGCCCCTTCCCGAGCCGGGGGAAGGGCAGGTACGTGTCCGTAACGTCTACGTGTCGCTGGAGCCGGCGACCCGGCTGCGGATGCAGCGGGAGACGTACGGTCCGGCGATACCGCTGGGCGCGGTGGTGACCGGGTTCACCGTGGGCGTGGTGGATGCGTCGCGCTACCCGGGACTTCGCGAGGGAGCCGTGGTGAGCATCCCGGGCGGTTGGAGGGCCTTCTCGGTGGTGAACGGCACGGACGCGCGAGAGCTGCCGCCGGGAATCCCCCTGCCGGCGTGGTTCTCGGCACTGGGCCACATTGGAATCTCCGCCTGGTTCGGGTTGATGGAGGTCGGGCAGCCGAAGCCGGGCGAGACGGTGGTGGTGTCAGCGGCGGCCGGGGCGGTGGGCTCGCAGGCGGGGCAGCTCGCGAAGATTCATGGATGCCGGGTGGTGGGCATCGCCGGCTCGGACGAGAAGTGCGCATGGTTGACGGGCGAGCTCGGCTTCGACGCGGCCGTCAACTACAAGCAGCCGGACTGGGAGGCTCGCCTGCGCGAGGCCTGCCCCCGGGGCGTGGACGTCTACTTCGAGAACGTGGGCGGTGCCGTGTCCGAGCCCGTCTACGCGCTGCTCAACAAGCACGCGCGCGTGAGCCTCTGCGGGCTCATCAGCGGGTACAACGACCCGGGCCCCACCCCCGGCCCGAAGGACTTCAGCCTGTTCCTCATGAAGCGCGTGCGGCTGGAGGGCTTCATCGTCTCGGACTACTTCCCCCGGGCGAACGAGGCCTACGAGCGGCTGGTTCCCTGGGTGCGCGAGGGTCGTCTCAAGTGGCGCGCGGACGTGGTGGAGGGAATGGAGAATCTCCCCACCGCCTTCCGCAAGCTCTTCGTGGGAGGCAATACCGGCAAGCTGCAGGTGAAGGTGTCCGAGCCCTGA
- a CDS encoding heme/hemin ABC transporter substrate-binding protein, whose product MSSLVHAEQFKGVDGQTVEMGPPKRVVAVNSSLVEILFGLGKGDAIVGTDVGGTYPPEQEKIAKVGHPYHPSVEGIVSLKPDLVLATEENLTPATASQLRSARIPVLILENSAKDGIDGLKRRIEVVARLFNVQEAGKRMTQELDRQRAELGRKSAALKKKPRILFLYAHGPGEAFVYGKDTGVHVLIELAGGQNAADFTTGTKALTAEGMVLASPDAIIMLNRGLEAVGGVDGALKLPGVALTPAGRNKKILAVDNSIRWVGPRFPQFADAIFTAIHAKPQQ is encoded by the coding sequence GTGAGCTCCCTCGTCCATGCGGAGCAGTTCAAGGGAGTCGACGGACAGACGGTGGAGATGGGCCCGCCGAAGCGGGTGGTCGCGGTCAACTCCTCGCTGGTGGAGATCCTGTTCGGACTCGGCAAGGGGGACGCCATCGTCGGAACCGACGTGGGCGGCACCTACCCTCCCGAGCAGGAGAAGATCGCCAAGGTCGGTCACCCCTACCATCCCAGCGTCGAGGGCATCGTCAGCCTGAAGCCGGACCTCGTTCTCGCGACGGAGGAGAACCTGACGCCCGCCACCGCCTCGCAGCTGCGGAGCGCCAGGATTCCCGTCTTGATCCTCGAGAACTCCGCCAAGGATGGGATCGACGGCTTGAAGAGGCGCATCGAGGTCGTCGCGCGGCTCTTCAACGTCCAGGAGGCCGGGAAGCGGATGACCCAGGAGCTCGACAGGCAGCGCGCGGAGCTGGGAAGGAAGAGCGCCGCGTTGAAGAAGAAGCCGCGGATCCTCTTCCTCTACGCCCATGGTCCTGGAGAAGCCTTCGTCTACGGGAAGGACACGGGCGTCCACGTGCTCATCGAGCTGGCGGGAGGTCAGAACGCCGCGGACTTCACCACGGGAACCAAGGCGCTGACGGCGGAGGGGATGGTGCTCGCGTCCCCCGATGCGATCATCATGTTGAACCGGGGTCTCGAAGCGGTGGGCGGAGTCGACGGCGCCCTGAAGCTCCCGGGCGTGGCCCTGACCCCAGCGGGCCGGAACAAGAAGATCCTGGCCGTGGACAACAGCATCCGCTGGGTCGGTCCCCGCTTCCCCCAATTCGCTGACGCGATCTTCACGGCCATCCATGCCAAGCCTCAGCAGTGA
- a CDS encoding CBM96 family carbohydrate-binding protein: MARLKHWARWGLCVTGVGLLTHCGGVVEPEETVGGPSTVSQGLEGTYVFTPVADARVEKDYPAQNFGGASTLKVDAAPESVSLLRFELSGLDGTVRSARLRLYATGSTTTGPAVYTTGSAWQEGTVTFQTKPTTQTLLSRVTSVASSTWTEWDVTAAVQGNGTVDLALIATGADGTEFQSREASNTARRPQLVVTVETGSTPPPPPPPPSGNGWTFYGTAQGGPRYVFGVSADEGGNLWVAGGEEGLFVLQKGQTQFRRFTMADGLRPYGYMLDGSAPAGEKYLKVISVAGGPPGVAFVGYEGKKPAAGMPTCEDEWDQAPAEGRTPDASIYKSGDADRVTLTSTGIQVVHYDLHTGPNKVSAEPRGREKLCNIWRIAYDPKTKSVWFGANHGFAWGSADFAGYSCPPGTWDYSCAGVKEHAHPAINAWNSAQTGVVLLTDAYYGVSVASNGDVWFGGANRSTRFRYGTNGYNYWAAQSQTEDSAYAWNRYDIWPDAVGEPSLPTVAQRVDDNVSGMAVMSDQSVWVGSWSRGLALLDANGTRLRTLSTELVDGKGYVSAVAADPLDDSVWAGASWGGGLSRVQGSTVLKYGSGVLPSELVWMRISDIQVDRSSSPRRILVAFQGTDTTPGAIGVFSGP, encoded by the coding sequence GTGGCAAGGCTGAAGCACTGGGCGAGGTGGGGACTGTGTGTGACCGGGGTGGGGCTGCTCACACATTGTGGTGGTGTGGTGGAACCGGAGGAGACGGTGGGTGGACCCTCCACGGTGAGCCAGGGTCTCGAGGGGACGTATGTCTTCACCCCTGTCGCCGATGCACGCGTGGAGAAGGACTACCCGGCCCAGAACTTCGGAGGGGCCAGTACGCTGAAGGTGGATGCCGCACCCGAGTCCGTGTCCCTCCTGCGCTTCGAGCTGAGCGGGCTCGATGGCACCGTGCGCAGCGCCAGGCTCCGCCTGTACGCGACGGGCTCGACCACCACGGGCCCCGCCGTCTACACGACGGGCTCCGCATGGCAGGAGGGCACTGTCACCTTCCAGACGAAGCCCACGACGCAGACCCTGCTGTCCCGCGTCACCTCGGTGGCTTCCAGCACCTGGACCGAGTGGGACGTGACCGCCGCCGTCCAGGGCAATGGCACGGTGGACCTCGCGTTGATCGCCACGGGCGCGGATGGCACCGAGTTCCAATCGCGGGAGGCGTCCAACACCGCTCGGAGGCCTCAGCTCGTCGTGACGGTGGAGACGGGCAGCACTCCACCCCCACCACCTCCCCCTCCGAGTGGAAACGGCTGGACGTTCTACGGCACGGCGCAGGGGGGACCCCGGTATGTGTTCGGCGTGAGCGCCGACGAGGGGGGGAACCTCTGGGTGGCCGGTGGAGAAGAGGGGCTGTTCGTCCTCCAGAAGGGCCAGACGCAGTTCCGCCGCTTCACCATGGCGGATGGCCTGCGGCCCTACGGCTACATGCTCGACGGGAGTGCCCCCGCGGGCGAGAAGTACCTGAAGGTCATCTCCGTCGCCGGAGGCCCCCCGGGCGTCGCCTTCGTCGGGTACGAGGGCAAGAAGCCCGCCGCGGGCATGCCCACGTGCGAGGACGAATGGGACCAGGCCCCCGCGGAAGGCCGTACTCCGGATGCGAGCATCTACAAGAGCGGTGACGCGGACCGCGTGACGCTGACGTCCACGGGCATCCAGGTGGTGCACTACGATCTCCACACCGGTCCCAACAAGGTCTCCGCCGAGCCGCGCGGGCGCGAGAAGCTCTGCAACATCTGGCGCATTGCCTACGATCCGAAGACGAAGAGCGTCTGGTTCGGCGCCAACCATGGCTTCGCCTGGGGCAGCGCGGACTTCGCCGGGTATAGCTGCCCCCCCGGGACCTGGGACTACAGCTGCGCCGGGGTGAAGGAGCACGCGCATCCGGCCATCAACGCGTGGAACTCGGCCCAGACGGGCGTGGTGCTGCTCACCGACGCGTATTACGGCGTCTCGGTCGCCTCGAATGGAGACGTGTGGTTTGGCGGTGCCAACCGTTCCACCCGCTTCCGCTACGGCACCAATGGCTACAACTACTGGGCGGCCCAGTCCCAGACCGAGGACAGTGCCTACGCGTGGAACCGCTACGACATCTGGCCGGATGCCGTGGGCGAGCCCTCCCTTCCCACCGTGGCGCAGCGCGTGGATGACAACGTGTCGGGCATGGCGGTGATGAGCGACCAGAGCGTCTGGGTGGGGAGCTGGAGCCGGGGCCTGGCGCTGCTCGACGCGAATGGGACCCGTCTGCGCACGCTGTCCACCGAGCTCGTCGATGGAAAGGGCTACGTATCGGCCGTCGCGGCGGACCCGCTCGACGACAGTGTCTGGGCGGGCGCGAGCTGGGGCGGCGGCCTGAGCCGCGTGCAGGGCTCCACGGTGCTGAAGTACGGCAGCGGCGTGCTCCCGAGTGAGCTGGTCTGGATGCGCATCTCGGACATCCAGGTGGACCGCTCGAGCAGCCCGCGGCGCATCCTCGTGGCCTTCCAGGGCACCGACACCACGCCCGGAGCCATCGGCGTGTTCTCGGGTCCCTGA
- a CDS encoding serine/threonine protein kinase, with protein sequence MSGAQPSRPGHERARRQPPHPPRRHDVPEQHLPQAGMEVAGYRLEATLGSGGQGTVFRARREELLFAVKFISLPHAAPWAWRELDVRVKLWRAGGLPLEGHGLWPAREPRFLFIVTPYVRGQPLDAWAREHNPNAFEVADLVRQAARLLGVVHAAGVVHRDVKGPNLLVYGEGRLTLVDFGVATYEGAPVVTGPMPPGTWPYLSPRVWRAWRGEEDSRASPGDDLWALGVELYQLLTGGLPFRGREGELVHAILHQEPRVPHELNPRVPRALGEVCWRMLRKQPGERYADARAVEAALEEVLKQADEAWKVPLCEAWGPHNATTSWQQELGGEVDLLALYERRASYAQRPVRGKPRPPDEVSTEGVEVPPGSEVPLTDEDPTRETVPPATPARPRAPDAPAVRSRRVLQVAGAALVLALCMWLTVGPPPRLSMSTTSPVGTPRAVLPPEFYPITLEPGGKEVAPPWRRLEGDGGAAPEVAATPAPVASATHSQDTRVRTLRKAPQDTQQQPSKDSGSAAAKAGAALIGCALATGCPGPTTTAVRQVRPLPSPTECPPDSVQTMKELGFRIGKSETALFPNQNRGEENFVPVREGPGTTMRIVLRDPTTKVPAGTMVSGALFFGTDRIHGRFTQLHTPDGHTYPVCMVLVDRGGDVGVGGKQVKPGEKPGTALISDSEGVMPVERFE encoded by the coding sequence ATGAGCGGAGCCCAGCCTTCCCGGCCAGGACATGAAAGAGCCCGGCGTCAGCCGCCGCACCCGCCCCGGCGGCACGACGTACCGGAGCAGCACCTGCCCCAGGCGGGGATGGAGGTGGCCGGATACCGGCTGGAGGCCACGCTGGGCAGCGGCGGCCAGGGCACCGTGTTCCGCGCCCGGCGCGAGGAGCTGCTGTTCGCGGTGAAGTTCATCTCCCTGCCACATGCCGCCCCCTGGGCCTGGCGCGAGCTGGATGTCCGGGTGAAGCTGTGGCGCGCGGGAGGGTTGCCGCTGGAGGGTCATGGCCTGTGGCCCGCCCGAGAGCCTCGCTTCCTGTTCATCGTCACACCCTATGTGCGCGGGCAACCGTTGGACGCATGGGCCCGGGAGCACAACCCCAACGCGTTCGAGGTGGCGGACCTGGTGCGCCAGGCCGCGCGGTTGCTGGGGGTGGTGCACGCGGCCGGAGTCGTCCACCGGGACGTGAAGGGGCCCAACCTGCTGGTATACGGCGAGGGCCGGCTGACGCTGGTGGACTTCGGCGTGGCCACGTACGAGGGCGCTCCCGTGGTGACGGGTCCCATGCCGCCGGGTACCTGGCCCTATCTCAGCCCCCGGGTGTGGCGCGCCTGGCGCGGCGAGGAGGACTCGCGTGCCAGCCCGGGCGATGACCTCTGGGCACTGGGCGTGGAGCTCTACCAGTTGCTCACCGGAGGGCTGCCCTTCCGGGGAAGAGAAGGCGAGCTGGTGCACGCCATCCTGCACCAGGAGCCGAGGGTGCCACACGAGCTCAACCCGCGAGTGCCCAGGGCGCTGGGGGAGGTGTGCTGGCGCATGCTGCGCAAGCAGCCCGGGGAGAGGTACGCGGACGCGCGAGCTGTGGAGGCGGCGCTGGAGGAGGTGCTGAAGCAGGCGGACGAGGCGTGGAAGGTGCCACTGTGCGAGGCCTGGGGTCCTCACAACGCCACCACCTCGTGGCAGCAGGAGCTGGGGGGAGAGGTGGACCTGCTGGCGCTGTACGAGCGCCGGGCCTCCTATGCGCAGCGGCCGGTGAGGGGCAAGCCGCGTCCGCCAGACGAGGTGTCCACCGAGGGCGTCGAGGTGCCACCTGGGTCCGAGGTTCCGCTCACGGACGAGGATCCCACGAGGGAGACCGTGCCGCCCGCCACGCCAGCGCGACCGCGTGCCCCGGACGCGCCTGCCGTGCGCTCGCGACGGGTGCTCCAAGTCGCCGGTGCGGCGCTGGTGCTGGCGCTGTGCATGTGGCTCACCGTGGGCCCGCCGCCGCGTCTCTCCATGTCCACGACCTCACCGGTGGGGACACCCCGAGCCGTCCTACCGCCAGAGTTCTACCCCATCACCCTGGAGCCGGGTGGCAAGGAAGTGGCGCCCCCGTGGCGGCGGCTGGAAGGTGACGGCGGCGCGGCGCCCGAAGTGGCGGCAACCCCCGCGCCCGTCGCCAGCGCGACGCACTCCCAGGACACGCGCGTGAGGACACTTCGCAAGGCTCCCCAGGACACCCAGCAGCAGCCATCCAAGGACTCGGGCTCCGCGGCCGCGAAGGCGGGGGCGGCCCTCATCGGCTGCGCCCTCGCCACCGGTTGCCCCGGCCCCACCACCACGGCTGTCCGCCAGGTGCGGCCCCTGCCATCCCCCACCGAGTGCCCGCCCGACTCGGTGCAGACCATGAAGGAGCTGGGCTTCCGCATCGGCAAGAGCGAAACCGCCCTGTTCCCCAACCAGAACAGGGGAGAGGAGAATTTCGTTCCCGTGCGTGAGGGCCCGGGCACCACGATGCGAATCGTCCTGAGAGACCCCACGACGAAGGTGCCCGCGGGCACCATGGTGTCCGGGGCGCTCTTCTTCGGCACGGACCGCATCCACGGCCGCTTCACCCAACTCCACACTCCGGATGGGCATACGTACCCCGTCTGCATGGTGCTCGTTGACCGGGGCGGCGACGTGGGGGTGGGGGGCAAGCAGGTGAAGCCGGGCGAGAAGCCGGGCACCGCGCTGATTTCAGACTCCGAAGGCGTCATGCCGGTGGAGCGTTTCGAGTAG
- a CDS encoding metallophosphoesterase family protein: protein MPPESLLVAGVGDIHGRFQRVDAWLDALAEARGRPVDLVLAVGDVEAFRHADDQRRKATKRAMPAEFAEYADGVRAMKRPMYFIAGNNEDFEALHDAPDGFQLAPNVHYLGRAGLKELHGLRVGYLSGIHAPRFYEQPLKRPRSLDTAKQAGYFRAPEVEKVAALRDVDLMLVHEWPRGLPQRAQEQGEPPPGRTLPSYWIGNPITRRLVETVHPKWVLCGHSHRAFAVTLGASGGRASTRVACLDQAARPDESVFWMEFRGRDVVCAGWGISGEVSWRAGEPWGLRSLPAPSGPEPLGTGY, encoded by the coding sequence ATGCCTCCAGAATCCCTCCTGGTCGCCGGTGTGGGAGACATCCACGGGCGCTTTCAGCGCGTTGATGCGTGGCTCGACGCGCTGGCGGAGGCGCGGGGCCGTCCGGTGGACCTGGTGCTGGCGGTGGGTGACGTGGAGGCCTTCCGGCACGCGGATGACCAGAGGCGCAAGGCGACCAAGCGCGCCATGCCGGCCGAGTTCGCCGAGTACGCGGACGGGGTGCGGGCGATGAAGCGGCCGATGTACTTCATCGCGGGGAACAACGAGGACTTCGAGGCGCTGCACGACGCGCCGGACGGCTTCCAGCTCGCGCCGAACGTGCACTACCTGGGGCGGGCGGGCCTCAAGGAGCTGCACGGGCTGCGGGTGGGGTACCTGTCGGGCATCCACGCGCCGCGTTTCTACGAGCAGCCGCTGAAGAGGCCGCGCTCGCTCGACACGGCGAAGCAGGCCGGGTACTTCCGCGCGCCCGAGGTGGAGAAGGTGGCGGCGTTGCGGGACGTGGACCTGATGCTGGTACACGAGTGGCCGAGGGGCCTGCCGCAGCGGGCGCAAGAGCAGGGAGAGCCGCCGCCGGGCCGGACGCTGCCGTCGTACTGGATTGGCAACCCCATCACCCGGAGGCTGGTGGAGACGGTGCATCCGAAGTGGGTGCTCTGCGGGCACTCGCACCGGGCCTTCGCGGTGACGCTGGGGGCCAGCGGTGGGCGGGCGTCGACGCGTGTGGCCTGCCTGGACCAGGCGGCGCGGCCCGACGAGTCGGTGTTCTGGATGGAGTTCCGGGGCCGGGACGTGGTGTGTGCCGGGTGGGGTATTTCCGGAGAAGTGTCCTGGCGTGCCGGGGAGCCGTGGGGCCTGCGCTCGTTGCCAGCGCCCTCCGGACCCGAGCCCCTGGGGACGGGGTACTGA
- a CDS encoding glycosyltransferase, with amino-acid sequence MTTTSKWTLWPREYLRHFQWKPSLRFVALTWGSRGDVQPFVALGTELIRRGHRVTLAARAPFRSFVEENGLDFFEMEEDGTEELMHSLASSDGGPGGVKLFASWQRRLVPSQFRQFWRATEGADVLLNNAAFTSPALHIAERRGLPIFQAFFDPGFIPTRRHCVSDNRLQQRNELLNLATTRLKNIVGGLFTWDQVNAWRREQGLPVDLLGEYHRPGLLFRLPVLVAWSRELVERPDDWPEWFSQTGRWRLPTQQQPDARLKDFVEAGAPPVYIGFGSWGVHDKKAVTDVLLEALRVTGQRGILHRNTVDGRSSFPADVYVDDNLPHDWLFPRVKAVVHHGGAGTTGAVTTAGVPSVIVPAFFAQDVWGHVVREKGIGTMLARRELSVERLASALREVDRPEVRERARALGTRASNEGAEVLAADEISRWLKEAAAAR; translated from the coding sequence ATGACGACGACATCGAAGTGGACCCTCTGGCCCAGGGAGTACCTGCGCCATTTCCAGTGGAAGCCTTCCCTGCGGTTCGTGGCGCTCACGTGGGGCTCGCGGGGAGACGTACAGCCCTTCGTCGCCCTCGGGACGGAGCTCATCCGCCGCGGTCACCGTGTGACGCTCGCGGCGAGGGCTCCCTTCCGCTCCTTCGTCGAGGAGAACGGGCTCGACTTCTTCGAGATGGAGGAGGACGGCACCGAGGAGCTGATGCACTCCCTCGCGAGCAGCGACGGAGGGCCGGGCGGGGTGAAGCTCTTCGCGTCGTGGCAGAGGCGCCTGGTGCCCTCGCAGTTCCGGCAGTTCTGGCGGGCGACGGAGGGGGCCGACGTCCTCCTCAACAACGCGGCCTTCACGAGCCCCGCGCTCCACATCGCCGAGCGGCGCGGCCTCCCCATCTTCCAGGCCTTCTTCGATCCGGGCTTCATTCCGACGCGGCGCCATTGCGTCTCGGACAACCGCCTCCAGCAGCGCAACGAGCTGCTCAACCTCGCCACCACGCGCCTGAAGAACATCGTTGGTGGGCTCTTCACGTGGGACCAGGTGAACGCGTGGCGGAGGGAGCAGGGGCTGCCGGTGGACCTGCTGGGTGAGTATCACCGTCCCGGACTCCTCTTCCGGTTGCCGGTGCTGGTGGCGTGGAGCCGGGAGTTGGTGGAGCGGCCCGATGATTGGCCCGAGTGGTTCTCCCAGACGGGGCGCTGGCGTCTGCCGACGCAGCAGCAGCCGGACGCGCGGTTGAAGGACTTCGTCGAGGCGGGAGCGCCTCCCGTCTACATCGGCTTCGGGAGCTGGGGCGTGCACGACAAGAAGGCCGTGACGGACGTGCTGCTCGAGGCCCTGCGCGTCACGGGTCAGCGGGGCATCCTGCACCGCAACACCGTGGACGGGCGGAGCTCGTTCCCGGCGGACGTGTACGTGGATGACAACCTGCCGCACGACTGGCTCTTTCCCCGGGTGAAGGCGGTCGTGCACCACGGAGGGGCCGGGACGACGGGGGCGGTGACCACGGCGGGCGTGCCCTCGGTGATCGTTCCGGCCTTCTTCGCACAGGATGTCTGGGGACACGTCGTGCGCGAGAAGGGCATCGGGACGATGCTGGCCAGACGTGAGCTGAGCGTGGAGCGTCTGGCTTCCGCGCTCCGGGAAGTCGATCGTCCGGAGGTTCGCGAGCGGGCCAGGGCACTCGGTACACGCGCCAGCAACGAGGGGGCCGAGGTGCTCGCCGCGGATGAGATTTCGCGGTGGTTGAAGGAAGCGGCGGCGGCTCGTTGA